The following coding sequences are from one Neovison vison isolate M4711 chromosome X, ASM_NN_V1, whole genome shotgun sequence window:
- the TSPYL2 gene encoding testis-specific Y-encoded-like protein 2 isoform X3 — protein sequence MDRQDEGPPAKARRLSSSEPSQHDQLPPPPPPLLRLPLPPPEQRPRLREETEAAQVLADMRGVGLGPDLPPPPPYVILEEGGIRAYFTLGAGSPGWEPAMESGYGGAPPPTESLEIFSPSEASGGSVEIDFQVMEPSSFAGEKALETCSAGEWGYQELAGPRGKEEAIIIVEDEDEDEKESVRKRRRRRKRKQRKVKKDSKERNAERIECILQALENIQLDLEAVNIKAGKAFLRLKRKFIQMRRPFLERRDLIIQHIPGFWVKAFLNHPKISILINRRDEDIFRYLTNLQVQDLRHISMGYKMKLYFQTNPYFTNMVIVKEFQRNRSGRLVSHSTPIRWHRGQEPQARRHKNQDTNHSFFSWFSNHSLPEADRIAEIIKNDLWVNPLRYYMMGEGGYRANKKKQEKEERLLHSKNRDKCEVVILEDSDDYHLMEDIISETSDSDGITDNETIHDIKISDFMETTDCFETTDNEITDISECLCDSESPDHNESPDSETTDNESPDDSETTDNNESSDDETTDNNESADDNNENPDDNNENPDDNSENPEDNTDDNEENPDDNEENTDDNNENPDGDENPDGGDENPKGGYHGSNGNNQDSSDSDNEGDNEGSDDEDNDGNEGDNEGSDDDGNEGDNEGSDDDDRDIEDYKNDTDDPDKDQDNSNNQDDYEDEVENISEEDSSVEEEEEGSEEDSEQEGEESDNEEGSDEEEGIDEEEGIEDSEGGEDSDDSDMEEVLQVQNAWANPGKRGKTG from the exons ATGGACCGCCAAGATGAGGGGCCTCCGGCCAAGGCCCGCCGCCTGAGTAGCTCAGAGCCCTCTCAGCACGAccagctgccgccgccgccgccgccgctcctgCGACTGCCCCTACCTCCACCCGAGCAGCGGCCGAGGCTCCGGGAGGAAACCGAGGCGGCACAGGTGCTGGCTGACATGAGGGGGGTGGGACTGGGCCCAGATctgcccccgccgccgccctATGTCATTCTGGAGGAGGGGGGAATCCGTGCGTACTTCACCCTGGGTGCTGGGAGTCCCGGCTGGGAGCCTGCGATGGAGTCGGGGTACGGGGGGGCGCCCCCTCCTACGGAGAGCCTAGAAATATTCTCTCCTTCGGAGGCTTCTGGGGGAAGTGTGGAAATTGACTTTCAGGTTATGGAGCCCAGCAGTTTTGCTGGAGAGAAGGCCCTAGAAACCTGTAGCGCAGGGGAGTGGGGGTACCAGGAGTTAGCCGGTCCGAGGGGGAAAGAAGAAGCTATCATCATCGTGGAAGATGAAGACGAGGATGAAAAGGAGAgtgtgaggaagaggaggaggaggaggaagaggaagcagaggaaggtGAAGAAGGATAGCAAGGAGAGGAATGCCGAGAGGATAGAGTGCATCCTGCAGGCACTGGAAAACATTCAACTGGACCTGGAGGCGGTGAACATCAAGGCAGGCAAGGCCTTCCTCCGTCTGAAACGCAAGTTCATTCAGATGCGAAGACCCTTCCTGGAGCGCAGAGACCTCATCATCCAGCATATTCCAGGCTTCTGGGTCAAAGCA TTCCTCAACCACCCCAAAATTTCAATCTTGATCAACCGACGTGATGAAGACATCTTCCGCTACTTGACCAATCTGCAG GTACAGGATCTCAGACACATCTCCATGGGCTACAAGATGAAGCTGTACTTCCAGACAAACCCCTACTTCACAAACATGGTGATTGTCAAGGAGTTCCAGCGCAACCGCTCTG GCCGGCTAGTGTCTCACTCCACTCCAATCCGCTGGCACCGGGGCCAGGAACCCCAGGCCCGCAGGCACAAGAACCAGGACACCAACCACAGCTTCTTCAGCTGGTTCTCAAACCACAGCCTCCCAGAGGCTGATAGGATTGCTGAG ATTATAAAAAATGACctgtgggttaaccctctgcgcTACTACATGATGGGAGAAGGGGGCTACAGAGCAaacaaaaagaagcaagaaaaggaagaaag GCTTCTCCACAGTAAAAACAGGGACAAGTGTGAGGTTGTGATCCTGGAAGACTCTGATGACTATCATCTAATGGAAGACATTATCAGTGAGACCTCAGACAGTGATGGTATCACTGACAATGAGACCATTCATGACATCAAGATCTCTGACTTCATGGAGACCACCGACTGCTTTGAGACCACTGACAATGAGATAACTGACATTAGCGAGTGCCTCTGTGACAGTGAGAGCCCTGACCACAATGAGAGCCCTGACAGTGAGACCACCGACAACGAGAGCCCTGATGACAGCGAGACCACTGATAATAATGAGAGCTCTGATGACGAGACCACTGACAACAATGAGAGTGCCGATGACAACAATGAGAATCCAGACGACAACAACGAGAACCCTGATGACAACAGTGAGAACCCTGAAGACAACACTGATGATAATGAAGAGAACCCTGATGACAATGAAGAGAATACTGATGACAACAATGAGAACCCTGATGGTGATGAGAACCCGGATGGTGGTGATGAGAACCCCAAAGGTGGCTACCATGGCAGCAATGGCAACAACCAGGATAGCAGCGATAGTGACAACGAAGGAGACAATGAGGGCAGTGATGATGAAGATAATGACGGCAACGAAGGCGACAACGAAGGCAGTGATGATGATGGCAATGAAGGTGACAATGAAGGCAGCGATGATGATGACAGAGACATCGAAGATTACAAGAATGACACTGATGACCCTGACAAGGATCAGGATAACAGCAACAATCAGGATGACTATGAGGACGAGGTAGAGAACATCTCTGAAGAAGACTCCtcagtggaggaggaagaagaaggcagtGAGGAAG aCAGTGAACAAGAAGGTGAGGAGAGTGATAACGAGGAGGGAAGCGATGAGGAGGAAGGGATCGATGAGGAGGAAGGGATTGAAGACTCAGAAGGAGGGGAAGACTCTGACGACTCTGACATGGAGGAGGTGCTTCAGGTCCAAAATGCTTGGGCCAACCCAGGGAAGAGGGGCAAAACTGGATAA
- the TSPYL2 gene encoding testis-specific Y-encoded-like protein 2 isoform X2, protein MDRQDEGPPAKARRLSSSEPSQHDQLPPPPPPLLRLPLPPPEQRPRLREETEAAQVLADMRGVGLGPDLPPPPPYVILEEGGIRAYFTLGAGSPGWEPAMESGYGGAPPPTESLEIFSPSEASGGSVEIDFQVMEPSSFAGEKALETCSAGEWGYQELAGPRGKEEAIIIVEDEDEDEKESVRKRRRRRKRKQRKVKKDSKERNAERIECILQALENIQLDLEAVNIKAGKAFLRLKRKFIQMRRPFLERRDLIIQHIPGFWVKASLLDLNCSLHQFLNHPKISILINRRDEDIFRYLTNLQVQDLRHISMGYKMKLYFQTNPYFTNMVIVKEFQRNRSGRLVSHSTPIRWHRGQEPQARRHKNQDTNHSFFSWFSNHSLPEADRIAEIIKNDLWVNPLRYYMMGEGGYRANKKKQEKEESKNRDKCEVVILEDSDDYHLMEDIISETSDSDGITDNETIHDIKISDFMETTDCFETTDNEITDISECLCDSESPDHNESPDSETTDNESPDDSETTDNNESSDDETTDNNESADDNNENPDDNNENPDDNSENPEDNTDDNEENPDDNEENTDDNNENPDGDENPDGGDENPKGGYHGSNGNNQDSSDSDNEGDNEGSDDEDNDGNEGDNEGSDDDGNEGDNEGSDDDDRDIEDYKNDTDDPDKDQDNSNNQDDYEDEVENISEEDSSVEEEEEGSEEDSEQEGEESDNEEGSDEEEGIDEEEGIEDSEGGEDSDDSDMEEVLQVQNAWANPGKRGKTG, encoded by the exons ATGGACCGCCAAGATGAGGGGCCTCCGGCCAAGGCCCGCCGCCTGAGTAGCTCAGAGCCCTCTCAGCACGAccagctgccgccgccgccgccgccgctcctgCGACTGCCCCTACCTCCACCCGAGCAGCGGCCGAGGCTCCGGGAGGAAACCGAGGCGGCACAGGTGCTGGCTGACATGAGGGGGGTGGGACTGGGCCCAGATctgcccccgccgccgccctATGTCATTCTGGAGGAGGGGGGAATCCGTGCGTACTTCACCCTGGGTGCTGGGAGTCCCGGCTGGGAGCCTGCGATGGAGTCGGGGTACGGGGGGGCGCCCCCTCCTACGGAGAGCCTAGAAATATTCTCTCCTTCGGAGGCTTCTGGGGGAAGTGTGGAAATTGACTTTCAGGTTATGGAGCCCAGCAGTTTTGCTGGAGAGAAGGCCCTAGAAACCTGTAGCGCAGGGGAGTGGGGGTACCAGGAGTTAGCCGGTCCGAGGGGGAAAGAAGAAGCTATCATCATCGTGGAAGATGAAGACGAGGATGAAAAGGAGAgtgtgaggaagaggaggaggaggaggaagaggaagcagaggaaggtGAAGAAGGATAGCAAGGAGAGGAATGCCGAGAGGATAGAGTGCATCCTGCAGGCACTGGAAAACATTCAACTGGACCTGGAGGCGGTGAACATCAAGGCAGGCAAGGCCTTCCTCCGTCTGAAACGCAAGTTCATTCAGATGCGAAGACCCTTCCTGGAGCGCAGAGACCTCATCATCCAGCATATTCCAGGCTTCTGGGTCAAAGCA TCACTCCTTGACCTAAACTGCTCCCTCCATCAGTTCCTCAACCACCCCAAAATTTCAATCTTGATCAACCGACGTGATGAAGACATCTTCCGCTACTTGACCAATCTGCAG GTACAGGATCTCAGACACATCTCCATGGGCTACAAGATGAAGCTGTACTTCCAGACAAACCCCTACTTCACAAACATGGTGATTGTCAAGGAGTTCCAGCGCAACCGCTCTG GCCGGCTAGTGTCTCACTCCACTCCAATCCGCTGGCACCGGGGCCAGGAACCCCAGGCCCGCAGGCACAAGAACCAGGACACCAACCACAGCTTCTTCAGCTGGTTCTCAAACCACAGCCTCCCAGAGGCTGATAGGATTGCTGAG ATTATAAAAAATGACctgtgggttaaccctctgcgcTACTACATGATGGGAGAAGGGGGCTACAGAGCAaacaaaaagaagcaagaaaaggaagaaag TAAAAACAGGGACAAGTGTGAGGTTGTGATCCTGGAAGACTCTGATGACTATCATCTAATGGAAGACATTATCAGTGAGACCTCAGACAGTGATGGTATCACTGACAATGAGACCATTCATGACATCAAGATCTCTGACTTCATGGAGACCACCGACTGCTTTGAGACCACTGACAATGAGATAACTGACATTAGCGAGTGCCTCTGTGACAGTGAGAGCCCTGACCACAATGAGAGCCCTGACAGTGAGACCACCGACAACGAGAGCCCTGATGACAGCGAGACCACTGATAATAATGAGAGCTCTGATGACGAGACCACTGACAACAATGAGAGTGCCGATGACAACAATGAGAATCCAGACGACAACAACGAGAACCCTGATGACAACAGTGAGAACCCTGAAGACAACACTGATGATAATGAAGAGAACCCTGATGACAATGAAGAGAATACTGATGACAACAATGAGAACCCTGATGGTGATGAGAACCCGGATGGTGGTGATGAGAACCCCAAAGGTGGCTACCATGGCAGCAATGGCAACAACCAGGATAGCAGCGATAGTGACAACGAAGGAGACAATGAGGGCAGTGATGATGAAGATAATGACGGCAACGAAGGCGACAACGAAGGCAGTGATGATGATGGCAATGAAGGTGACAATGAAGGCAGCGATGATGATGACAGAGACATCGAAGATTACAAGAATGACACTGATGACCCTGACAAGGATCAGGATAACAGCAACAATCAGGATGACTATGAGGACGAGGTAGAGAACATCTCTGAAGAAGACTCCtcagtggaggaggaagaagaaggcagtGAGGAAG aCAGTGAACAAGAAGGTGAGGAGAGTGATAACGAGGAGGGAAGCGATGAGGAGGAAGGGATCGATGAGGAGGAAGGGATTGAAGACTCAGAAGGAGGGGAAGACTCTGACGACTCTGACATGGAGGAGGTGCTTCAGGTCCAAAATGCTTGGGCCAACCCAGGGAAGAGGGGCAAAACTGGATAA
- the TSPYL2 gene encoding testis-specific Y-encoded-like protein 2 isoform X1, protein MDRQDEGPPAKARRLSSSEPSQHDQLPPPPPPLLRLPLPPPEQRPRLREETEAAQVLADMRGVGLGPDLPPPPPYVILEEGGIRAYFTLGAGSPGWEPAMESGYGGAPPPTESLEIFSPSEASGGSVEIDFQVMEPSSFAGEKALETCSAGEWGYQELAGPRGKEEAIIIVEDEDEDEKESVRKRRRRRKRKQRKVKKDSKERNAERIECILQALENIQLDLEAVNIKAGKAFLRLKRKFIQMRRPFLERRDLIIQHIPGFWVKASLLDLNCSLHQFLNHPKISILINRRDEDIFRYLTNLQVQDLRHISMGYKMKLYFQTNPYFTNMVIVKEFQRNRSGRLVSHSTPIRWHRGQEPQARRHKNQDTNHSFFSWFSNHSLPEADRIAEIIKNDLWVNPLRYYMMGEGGYRANKKKQEKEERLLHSKNRDKCEVVILEDSDDYHLMEDIISETSDSDGITDNETIHDIKISDFMETTDCFETTDNEITDISECLCDSESPDHNESPDSETTDNESPDDSETTDNNESSDDETTDNNESADDNNENPDDNNENPDDNSENPEDNTDDNEENPDDNEENTDDNNENPDGDENPDGGDENPKGGYHGSNGNNQDSSDSDNEGDNEGSDDEDNDGNEGDNEGSDDDGNEGDNEGSDDDDRDIEDYKNDTDDPDKDQDNSNNQDDYEDEVENISEEDSSVEEEEEGSEEDSEQEGEESDNEEGSDEEEGIDEEEGIEDSEGGEDSDDSDMEEVLQVQNAWANPGKRGKTG, encoded by the exons ATGGACCGCCAAGATGAGGGGCCTCCGGCCAAGGCCCGCCGCCTGAGTAGCTCAGAGCCCTCTCAGCACGAccagctgccgccgccgccgccgccgctcctgCGACTGCCCCTACCTCCACCCGAGCAGCGGCCGAGGCTCCGGGAGGAAACCGAGGCGGCACAGGTGCTGGCTGACATGAGGGGGGTGGGACTGGGCCCAGATctgcccccgccgccgccctATGTCATTCTGGAGGAGGGGGGAATCCGTGCGTACTTCACCCTGGGTGCTGGGAGTCCCGGCTGGGAGCCTGCGATGGAGTCGGGGTACGGGGGGGCGCCCCCTCCTACGGAGAGCCTAGAAATATTCTCTCCTTCGGAGGCTTCTGGGGGAAGTGTGGAAATTGACTTTCAGGTTATGGAGCCCAGCAGTTTTGCTGGAGAGAAGGCCCTAGAAACCTGTAGCGCAGGGGAGTGGGGGTACCAGGAGTTAGCCGGTCCGAGGGGGAAAGAAGAAGCTATCATCATCGTGGAAGATGAAGACGAGGATGAAAAGGAGAgtgtgaggaagaggaggaggaggaggaagaggaagcagaggaaggtGAAGAAGGATAGCAAGGAGAGGAATGCCGAGAGGATAGAGTGCATCCTGCAGGCACTGGAAAACATTCAACTGGACCTGGAGGCGGTGAACATCAAGGCAGGCAAGGCCTTCCTCCGTCTGAAACGCAAGTTCATTCAGATGCGAAGACCCTTCCTGGAGCGCAGAGACCTCATCATCCAGCATATTCCAGGCTTCTGGGTCAAAGCA TCACTCCTTGACCTAAACTGCTCCCTCCATCAGTTCCTCAACCACCCCAAAATTTCAATCTTGATCAACCGACGTGATGAAGACATCTTCCGCTACTTGACCAATCTGCAG GTACAGGATCTCAGACACATCTCCATGGGCTACAAGATGAAGCTGTACTTCCAGACAAACCCCTACTTCACAAACATGGTGATTGTCAAGGAGTTCCAGCGCAACCGCTCTG GCCGGCTAGTGTCTCACTCCACTCCAATCCGCTGGCACCGGGGCCAGGAACCCCAGGCCCGCAGGCACAAGAACCAGGACACCAACCACAGCTTCTTCAGCTGGTTCTCAAACCACAGCCTCCCAGAGGCTGATAGGATTGCTGAG ATTATAAAAAATGACctgtgggttaaccctctgcgcTACTACATGATGGGAGAAGGGGGCTACAGAGCAaacaaaaagaagcaagaaaaggaagaaag GCTTCTCCACAGTAAAAACAGGGACAAGTGTGAGGTTGTGATCCTGGAAGACTCTGATGACTATCATCTAATGGAAGACATTATCAGTGAGACCTCAGACAGTGATGGTATCACTGACAATGAGACCATTCATGACATCAAGATCTCTGACTTCATGGAGACCACCGACTGCTTTGAGACCACTGACAATGAGATAACTGACATTAGCGAGTGCCTCTGTGACAGTGAGAGCCCTGACCACAATGAGAGCCCTGACAGTGAGACCACCGACAACGAGAGCCCTGATGACAGCGAGACCACTGATAATAATGAGAGCTCTGATGACGAGACCACTGACAACAATGAGAGTGCCGATGACAACAATGAGAATCCAGACGACAACAACGAGAACCCTGATGACAACAGTGAGAACCCTGAAGACAACACTGATGATAATGAAGAGAACCCTGATGACAATGAAGAGAATACTGATGACAACAATGAGAACCCTGATGGTGATGAGAACCCGGATGGTGGTGATGAGAACCCCAAAGGTGGCTACCATGGCAGCAATGGCAACAACCAGGATAGCAGCGATAGTGACAACGAAGGAGACAATGAGGGCAGTGATGATGAAGATAATGACGGCAACGAAGGCGACAACGAAGGCAGTGATGATGATGGCAATGAAGGTGACAATGAAGGCAGCGATGATGATGACAGAGACATCGAAGATTACAAGAATGACACTGATGACCCTGACAAGGATCAGGATAACAGCAACAATCAGGATGACTATGAGGACGAGGTAGAGAACATCTCTGAAGAAGACTCCtcagtggaggaggaagaagaaggcagtGAGGAAG aCAGTGAACAAGAAGGTGAGGAGAGTGATAACGAGGAGGGAAGCGATGAGGAGGAAGGGATCGATGAGGAGGAAGGGATTGAAGACTCAGAAGGAGGGGAAGACTCTGACGACTCTGACATGGAGGAGGTGCTTCAGGTCCAAAATGCTTGGGCCAACCCAGGGAAGAGGGGCAAAACTGGATAA
- the TSPYL2 gene encoding testis-specific Y-encoded-like protein 2 isoform X4 yields the protein MDRQDEGPPAKARRLSSSEPSQHDQLPPPPPPLLRLPLPPPEQRPRLREETEAAQVLADMRGVGLGPDLPPPPPYVILEEGGIRAYFTLGAGSPGWEPAMESGYGGAPPPTESLEIFSPSEASGGSVEIDFQVMEPSSFAGEKALETCSAGEWGYQELAGPRGKEEAIIIVEDEDEDEKESVRKRRRRRKRKQRKVKKDSKERNAERIECILQALENIQLDLEAVNIKAGKAFLRLKRKFIQMRRPFLERRDLIIQHIPGFWVKAFLNHPKISILINRRDEDIFRYLTNLQVQDLRHISMGYKMKLYFQTNPYFTNMVIVKEFQRNRSGRLVSHSTPIRWHRGQEPQARRHKNQDTNHSFFSWFSNHSLPEADRIAEIIKNDLWVNPLRYYMMGEGGYRANKKKQEKEESKNRDKCEVVILEDSDDYHLMEDIISETSDSDGITDNETIHDIKISDFMETTDCFETTDNEITDISECLCDSESPDHNESPDSETTDNESPDDSETTDNNESSDDETTDNNESADDNNENPDDNNENPDDNSENPEDNTDDNEENPDDNEENTDDNNENPDGDENPDGGDENPKGGYHGSNGNNQDSSDSDNEGDNEGSDDEDNDGNEGDNEGSDDDGNEGDNEGSDDDDRDIEDYKNDTDDPDKDQDNSNNQDDYEDEVENISEEDSSVEEEEEGSEEDSEQEGEESDNEEGSDEEEGIDEEEGIEDSEGGEDSDDSDMEEVLQVQNAWANPGKRGKTG from the exons ATGGACCGCCAAGATGAGGGGCCTCCGGCCAAGGCCCGCCGCCTGAGTAGCTCAGAGCCCTCTCAGCACGAccagctgccgccgccgccgccgccgctcctgCGACTGCCCCTACCTCCACCCGAGCAGCGGCCGAGGCTCCGGGAGGAAACCGAGGCGGCACAGGTGCTGGCTGACATGAGGGGGGTGGGACTGGGCCCAGATctgcccccgccgccgccctATGTCATTCTGGAGGAGGGGGGAATCCGTGCGTACTTCACCCTGGGTGCTGGGAGTCCCGGCTGGGAGCCTGCGATGGAGTCGGGGTACGGGGGGGCGCCCCCTCCTACGGAGAGCCTAGAAATATTCTCTCCTTCGGAGGCTTCTGGGGGAAGTGTGGAAATTGACTTTCAGGTTATGGAGCCCAGCAGTTTTGCTGGAGAGAAGGCCCTAGAAACCTGTAGCGCAGGGGAGTGGGGGTACCAGGAGTTAGCCGGTCCGAGGGGGAAAGAAGAAGCTATCATCATCGTGGAAGATGAAGACGAGGATGAAAAGGAGAgtgtgaggaagaggaggaggaggaggaagaggaagcagaggaaggtGAAGAAGGATAGCAAGGAGAGGAATGCCGAGAGGATAGAGTGCATCCTGCAGGCACTGGAAAACATTCAACTGGACCTGGAGGCGGTGAACATCAAGGCAGGCAAGGCCTTCCTCCGTCTGAAACGCAAGTTCATTCAGATGCGAAGACCCTTCCTGGAGCGCAGAGACCTCATCATCCAGCATATTCCAGGCTTCTGGGTCAAAGCA TTCCTCAACCACCCCAAAATTTCAATCTTGATCAACCGACGTGATGAAGACATCTTCCGCTACTTGACCAATCTGCAG GTACAGGATCTCAGACACATCTCCATGGGCTACAAGATGAAGCTGTACTTCCAGACAAACCCCTACTTCACAAACATGGTGATTGTCAAGGAGTTCCAGCGCAACCGCTCTG GCCGGCTAGTGTCTCACTCCACTCCAATCCGCTGGCACCGGGGCCAGGAACCCCAGGCCCGCAGGCACAAGAACCAGGACACCAACCACAGCTTCTTCAGCTGGTTCTCAAACCACAGCCTCCCAGAGGCTGATAGGATTGCTGAG ATTATAAAAAATGACctgtgggttaaccctctgcgcTACTACATGATGGGAGAAGGGGGCTACAGAGCAaacaaaaagaagcaagaaaaggaagaaag TAAAAACAGGGACAAGTGTGAGGTTGTGATCCTGGAAGACTCTGATGACTATCATCTAATGGAAGACATTATCAGTGAGACCTCAGACAGTGATGGTATCACTGACAATGAGACCATTCATGACATCAAGATCTCTGACTTCATGGAGACCACCGACTGCTTTGAGACCACTGACAATGAGATAACTGACATTAGCGAGTGCCTCTGTGACAGTGAGAGCCCTGACCACAATGAGAGCCCTGACAGTGAGACCACCGACAACGAGAGCCCTGATGACAGCGAGACCACTGATAATAATGAGAGCTCTGATGACGAGACCACTGACAACAATGAGAGTGCCGATGACAACAATGAGAATCCAGACGACAACAACGAGAACCCTGATGACAACAGTGAGAACCCTGAAGACAACACTGATGATAATGAAGAGAACCCTGATGACAATGAAGAGAATACTGATGACAACAATGAGAACCCTGATGGTGATGAGAACCCGGATGGTGGTGATGAGAACCCCAAAGGTGGCTACCATGGCAGCAATGGCAACAACCAGGATAGCAGCGATAGTGACAACGAAGGAGACAATGAGGGCAGTGATGATGAAGATAATGACGGCAACGAAGGCGACAACGAAGGCAGTGATGATGATGGCAATGAAGGTGACAATGAAGGCAGCGATGATGATGACAGAGACATCGAAGATTACAAGAATGACACTGATGACCCTGACAAGGATCAGGATAACAGCAACAATCAGGATGACTATGAGGACGAGGTAGAGAACATCTCTGAAGAAGACTCCtcagtggaggaggaagaagaaggcagtGAGGAAG aCAGTGAACAAGAAGGTGAGGAGAGTGATAACGAGGAGGGAAGCGATGAGGAGGAAGGGATCGATGAGGAGGAAGGGATTGAAGACTCAGAAGGAGGGGAAGACTCTGACGACTCTGACATGGAGGAGGTGCTTCAGGTCCAAAATGCTTGGGCCAACCCAGGGAAGAGGGGCAAAACTGGATAA